From the genome of Candidatus Buchananbacteria bacterium, one region includes:
- a CDS encoding type II secretion system protein, with amino-acid sequence MKKSQKQSGFTLIELILYLAIVSIILVSISYLMLDMLSGQTKNYTSQDINQQLRFISNIITKDIRAAQDITSISDDNLVLTMPGDDITLHFDTANSTLTRQVGFSNLIILHDTSVKVTGVFADQSYDARTKNVAVTLRLEYDNPSNQPEYAASTTAIFSAELRGRK; translated from the coding sequence ATGAAAAAGTCTCAAAAACAATCAGGGTTTACCTTAATTGAATTGATATTGTATTTGGCAATCGTTTCAATTATCTTGGTTAGCATTTCTTATTTAATGCTTGACATGTTAAGCGGCCAAACTAAAAATTATACCAGTCAAGATATTAACCAGCAGTTGCGGTTTATTTCAAATATTATTACCAAAGACATTAGGGCGGCTCAGGATATCACTAGTATTAGCGATGACAATTTAGTGTTAACTATGCCCGGTGATGATATTACTTTGCATTTTGACACAGCTAACAGCACCCTGACCAGACAAGTCGGCTTTAGTAATCTGATTATTCTTCATGACACCTCGGTTAAGGTAACCGGAGTTTTTGCCGATCAATCATACGACGCCAGAACGAAAAATGTTGCCGTGACATTGCGTTTGGAGTACGATAATCCAAGCAATCAGCCTGAATATGCCGCCAGTACGACAGCGATATTTTCTGCTGAATTGCGGGGGAGGAAATAA